Proteins encoded by one window of Candidatus Cloacimonadota bacterium:
- the lptC gene encoding LPS export ABC transporter periplasmic protein LptC translates to MKKISFFIFYLLTLALILLFLACHSKEKNTLSKSPILTNTEITDTLIVYNSSQDKIEWILHSDFLQRFADKNIMNFRDVKLEIFDQSQNLSSTIFADSAKVDENNNLIIAKGNIKIFSKEGDLFGNVLTWNRNNDKIFSDDWVKIVKDGNTICGEQLRTDSNFEHVILQKVSAEGEISESKVVW, encoded by the coding sequence ATGAAAAAAATATCATTTTTCATATTTTATCTTTTAACACTCGCTCTTATATTACTTTTCCTCGCCTGCCATAGTAAGGAGAAGAACACGCTATCAAAGTCTCCGATTCTTACCAATACAGAAATTACTGATACGCTAATAGTCTATAACTCATCACAAGACAAGATTGAATGGATACTCCATTCAGATTTTTTGCAAAGATTTGCTGACAAGAATATTATGAATTTTAGAGATGTAAAATTGGAAATATTTGACCAAAGCCAGAATCTATCTTCTACTATTTTTGCAGATAGCGCAAAGGTGGATGAAAATAATAATCTTATTATTGCAAAAGGCAATATAAAAATCTTTTCCAAAGAAGGAGATTTATTTGGTAATGTTCTTACATGGAATAGGAATAATGATAAAATATTTTCTGATGACTGGGTCAAAATCGTTAAAGATGGAAACACCATATGCGGAGAGCAGCTCAGGACTGACTCTAATTTTGAGCATGTAATACTACAAAAAGTTTCAGCAGAAGGTGAGATAAGTGAAAGCAAAGTTGTTTGGTAA
- a CDS encoding HAD hydrolase family protein, which translates to MTYKLMIFDIDGVFTDGGIYYTNTGEVFRKFNTKDGLGIGLLYQTDIIPIILTGKASESIFRRAKILKIEFVYQNVKNKLKKLMEIAKDFDIDLKEIIYVGDDWNDFPVLEKVGLPICVKSAPEEIKEICKFVTTKDGGDGAVREAIEFVLKKEGIYQEAIHKLLSYLKSVE; encoded by the coding sequence ATGACCTACAAACTTATGATTTTTGATATAGACGGTGTCTTTACCGACGGTGGAATATATTATACTAATACAGGTGAAGTCTTTAGGAAATTTAATACAAAAGATGGACTGGGAATAGGACTTTTATACCAAACAGACATAATACCAATAATCCTAACAGGTAAAGCATCAGAATCAATTTTTAGACGAGCAAAAATATTAAAAATAGAATTTGTTTATCAAAATGTAAAAAATAAGCTCAAAAAACTTATGGAAATCGCAAAAGATTTTGATATTGATCTGAAAGAAATTATTTATGTTGGAGATGATTGGAATGACTTTCCAGTGCTTGAAAAAGTTGGGCTTCCAATATGCGTGAAATCCGCACCAGAGGAAATTAAAGAAATTTGTAAATTTGTAACAACCAAAGACGGCGGAGATGGAGCTGTTCGGGAAGCAATTGAATTTGTGCTAAAAAAAGAAGGAATATATCAAGAAGCAATTCATAAGTTATTATCTTACCTGAAAAGTGTAGAATGA
- a CDS encoding four helix bundle protein, translating into MQIVSNISESYGRKTQKDKAHFLDIAYVSLIEAVGQLYIAKTLDYLSEKRLSDAKIFIEKYKSIRQLAD; encoded by the coding sequence GTGCAAATTGTTTCTAATATCAGTGAGAGTTATGGCAGGAAGACCCAAAAGGATAAGGCGCATTTTTTAGATATTGCTTACGTCTCACTTATAGAGGCAGTGGGACAATTATACATTGCGAAGACTTTAGATTACCTATCAGAAAAGAGACTTTCAGATGCCAAAATCTTTATTGAGAAATATAAATCAATCCGCCAGCTGGCGGACTAA
- a CDS encoding four helix bundle protein, giving the protein MAKLEDLEIFQDGLSFVKAVYRITDKFPEREKFNFAFKQNSCANCF; this is encoded by the coding sequence ATGGCAAAATTGGAAGATTTGGAAATATTTCAGGATGGACTTAGTTTTGTAAAAGCTGTTTATCGTATAACTGATAAATTTCCAGAAAGAGAAAAATTTAACTTTGCATTTAAACAAAACAGCTGTGCAAATTGTTTCTAA
- a CDS encoding bifunctional phosphoglucose/phosphomannose isomerase, whose amino-acid sequence MSLISLDYSGNYNRLDTEKMYEQIVSLPNQIEETYFNQEPHELVRFYINIKKVFICGMGGSAIAGDIAKSLFEDKIPIYVIKDYNLPNYIDNSTLGIVCSYSGNTEETVACFKTLKHKGAQIAMITSGGILKHFSREGYLIKLIPGGFQPRAALGYLFFSIVKVLEELKLISNPQINVKLTLLNLKNKLKLISKDIKVETNIAKQIASKIYKKIPVIYSSNPKLYPLAYRFKCQFNENSKNHAFSNTFSEMNHNEIEGWESKNPNLIPIFIRDFKEEDKYLNRLQAFQNVFKNENIEFLEIYTDGKTLMGRMFSTILFCDMISYYLAILNKVNPSAINYIDYLKKSI is encoded by the coding sequence ATGTCATTAATCAGTTTAGATTATTCCGGTAATTACAACAGATTGGATACTGAAAAGATGTATGAACAAATCGTCTCATTACCGAATCAGATAGAGGAGACATACTTTAACCAGGAACCACATGAATTGGTTCGGTTTTATATTAATATTAAAAAGGTCTTCATTTGTGGAATGGGTGGTTCTGCTATTGCAGGAGATATAGCTAAAAGTCTTTTTGAAGATAAGATACCCATTTATGTTATTAAAGATTACAATTTGCCAAATTATATTGATAATTCCACTTTAGGAATCGTATGCAGTTATTCAGGTAATACTGAAGAGACAGTAGCCTGTTTTAAAACCTTAAAACATAAAGGAGCTCAAATTGCTATGATTACTTCTGGTGGCATCTTGAAGCATTTTTCCAGGGAAGGTTATTTAATAAAGTTAATTCCAGGTGGATTTCAGCCAAGAGCTGCTCTTGGTTATCTGTTCTTTTCAATTGTAAAAGTATTAGAGGAACTTAAACTTATCTCAAACCCGCAAATAAATGTAAAACTTACCCTTTTAAATCTTAAAAATAAATTGAAACTCATTTCAAAGGATATCAAGGTTGAAACTAATATTGCAAAACAAATAGCATCAAAGATATATAAAAAGATACCTGTAATTTATAGCAGTAATCCAAAATTATATCCACTTGCATATAGGTTCAAATGCCAGTTTAATGAAAACTCAAAAAACCACGCATTTAGCAATACATTCTCTGAAATGAATCATAACGAAATTGAAGGATGGGAATCAAAAAATCCAAACTTAATTCCGATTTTCATCAGAGACTTTAAAGAGGAAGATAAATATTTAAATCGGCTACAGGCTTTTCAAAATGTTTTCAAGAATGAAAATATTGAATTTTTAGAGATTTATACTGATGGGAAAACATTGATGGGTAGGATGTTCTCTACAATTCTATTTTGTGATATGATTAGTTATTATCTGGCAATTTTAAATAAGGTTAATCCATCAGCAATTAATTACATTGATTATCTAAAAAAGTCTATTTAA
- the raiA gene encoding ribosome-associated translation inhibitor RaiA, which translates to MQITITARHFELTTPVKEYTEKAIRGLKKYFDQIIIADMILRVEKNRDIAELHIQVKKLNLICKAREKDMYAAIDSAVKKMERQIKRYVGKLQRHHSNKGISTKNAFQEKIKQSYNTSHTKIIPVELDEGQAIKELQNSSKDYLIFKNIENNKLVILKKINDNYEFAEIQ; encoded by the coding sequence ATGCAAATCACAATTACAGCACGACACTTTGAATTAACAACACCTGTGAAGGAATATACCGAAAAAGCAATAAGGGGTTTAAAAAAATATTTTGACCAGATAATAATTGCAGATATGATATTGAGAGTTGAAAAAAACAGGGATATAGCAGAACTACATATTCAAGTAAAGAAGTTAAATCTGATTTGTAAAGCAAGAGAAAAAGATATGTATGCTGCGATTGATAGTGCAGTAAAAAAGATGGAAAGACAAATAAAACGTTATGTTGGAAAGTTGCAAAGGCATCATTCTAATAAAGGTATTAGCACGAAAAATGCTTTTCAAGAAAAAATTAAGCAATCATATAATACTTCGCATACAAAAATTATTCCTGTTGAATTAGATGAAGGTCAAGCAATTAAAGAATTACAAAATAGTAGTAAAGATTATCTAATTTTTAAAAATATTGAAAATAATAAATTGGTTATCTTAAAGAAAATAAATGATAATTACGAATTTGCTGAAATACAATAA
- a CDS encoding LptA/OstA family protein yields the protein MKAKLFGKFVILLLSICISDVAINANETPHRYILKNADMVKIDKVANDTITTLTGNVNLIYDDIEFFADNAQIFQKDKKIKLTENVKAIDDTLEAGSQKATYFHKENELFLERRAYFIEENSQMEKQKHIRADKINYFRGRKLVEAEGNIFANDLTQDMDLMCEHFRYNIEKGYGVARDNPELTFQRKRTVKVYSQQMEFFYNDHKFIATYNVKIEMKDSHANSRFLIYFQDDKKAVLLGNPRFYSDTSDALAEEFHIFFNEETIDKLYLIKNGEIHFKSKDQTKKLNYLFADKIMLNLENERLCYINANDVTKSFLKKSETERKDFYINKMKTKGLEVFFDDDENVEKVIALQNIKGIYKFLPKE from the coding sequence GTGAAAGCAAAGTTGTTTGGTAAATTTGTTATTCTGCTATTATCAATCTGTATTAGTGATGTAGCAATAAATGCTAATGAGACACCACATCGTTATATTCTTAAAAATGCTGATATGGTAAAAATTGATAAAGTGGCTAACGATACAATAACAACGCTCACCGGCAATGTAAACTTAATTTATGATGATATTGAGTTCTTCGCAGATAATGCGCAGATTTTTCAAAAAGATAAAAAAATTAAACTGACCGAGAATGTTAAGGCAATTGATGATACACTGGAAGCTGGATCTCAGAAGGCAACCTATTTTCATAAAGAAAACGAATTGTTTTTAGAAAGGAGAGCTTATTTTATTGAGGAAAATAGTCAAATGGAGAAGCAAAAACACATACGAGCTGATAAAATCAATTATTTTAGAGGTAGAAAATTAGTGGAAGCGGAAGGAAATATTTTTGCAAATGACCTTACTCAAGATATGGATCTTATGTGCGAACATTTTAGATATAATATAGAAAAAGGATATGGTGTTGCAAGGGATAATCCTGAACTTACTTTTCAACGCAAAAGAACTGTTAAGGTGTATAGTCAGCAGATGGAGTTTTTTTATAATGACCATAAATTTATTGCTACTTATAATGTAAAGATAGAAATGAAAGATTCGCATGCTAATTCTCGTTTCCTTATTTATTTTCAGGACGATAAGAAAGCGGTGCTTCTTGGAAACCCACGATTCTATAGTGATACATCTGATGCCCTTGCTGAAGAATTTCACATTTTTTTTAATGAAGAAACTATTGATAAACTTTATCTTATAAAGAATGGAGAAATTCACTTTAAAAGTAAAGACCAGACAAAAAAGTTAAATTATCTCTTTGCGGATAAGATTATGTTGAATCTTGAGAACGAAAGACTTTGCTATATTAATGCTAATGATGTCACAAAAAGCTTTCTGAAAAAATCAGAAACAGAACGAAAAGATTTTTACATAAATAAAATGAAAACTAAAGGGTTAGAAGTATTTTTTGATGATGATGAAAATGTAGAAAAAGTGATTGCCTTACAGAATATTAAAGGTATCTATAAATTTTTACCAAAAGAATAA
- a CDS encoding four helix bundle protein, giving the protein MNREVLKERTKQFALRIIKVVEALPQTLTGRAIGNQLIRSGTSVGANYRSACRGRSKAEFNSKLHIVLEEADESLFWLELIIETELLPKNKIQSLLKEATELTAIFAKSYQTAKRNK; this is encoded by the coding sequence ATGAATAGAGAAGTATTAAAGGAAAGAACAAAACAATTTGCATTGCGGATTATAAAAGTTGTGGAAGCCTTGCCCCAAACCCTTACAGGACGGGCAATTGGTAATCAATTAATTCGCTCCGGTACTTCCGTTGGCGCCAACTACCGCTCTGCGTGCCGAGGAAGATCTAAAGCAGAGTTTAATTCTAAATTGCATATTGTATTGGAAGAAGCTGATGAAAGTTTATTTTGGTTGGAACTGATTATAGAAACAGAACTTTTACCGAAAAATAAAATTCAATCATTATTAAAGGAAGCAACTGAACTTACTGCAATATTTGCAAAGTCCTATCAAACAGCAAAGAGAAATAAATGA
- the lipA gene encoding lipoyl synthase, producing the protein MREISIRKPNWLKARRLGSAKTAYISRIMAENNLYTVCESAKCPNRGECFEKGRAVFLILGNVCTRNCRFCAIKTGKNLLLPDSEEPKRVAEMSKKLGLKHVIITSVTRDDLPDGGAAHFVNTIREIRNSLGKDVLIEVLTPDFSGEKSSVDLIIKEKPTVFNHNLETIKRLYSHIRPQADYDRSLSILRYVKEQNPEILTKTGIMVGLGEKIYEVLDLISEARNNFVDIITIGQYLQPDKSNCPVKDFIHPEVFDFYKSEAKKMGFMHVESGPLIRSSYYTRSLDEIIKGLRSYLSSYQKQRKVG; encoded by the coding sequence ATGAGAGAAATTTCTATAAGAAAACCTAACTGGTTAAAAGCCAGAAGACTTGGTTCTGCAAAAACTGCTTATATCTCCAGAATAATGGCTGAAAATAATCTTTATACTGTTTGTGAGAGCGCTAAATGTCCTAATAGAGGCGAATGCTTTGAAAAAGGGAGAGCAGTATTTTTAATCTTAGGAAATGTTTGTACACGGAATTGTAGATTTTGTGCAATAAAGACAGGAAAAAATTTACTCCTACCTGACTCTGAGGAGCCTAAAAGAGTTGCTGAAATGTCAAAAAAACTTGGTCTAAAACATGTTATCATTACTTCAGTTACTCGCGATGATTTACCAGATGGAGGTGCAGCGCATTTTGTAAATACTATTAGAGAAATTAGAAATTCTTTAGGAAAGGATGTTCTGATTGAAGTACTAACACCAGATTTTTCAGGTGAAAAATCCTCTGTAGATTTAATCATTAAAGAAAAGCCAACAGTATTTAATCATAATCTTGAAACAATCAAAAGACTTTATTCTCATATTCGACCTCAAGCAGACTATGATAGGTCTCTGTCTATACTTCGTTATGTTAAAGAGCAAAATCCAGAAATCCTTACTAAAACAGGCATTATGGTAGGATTAGGAGAGAAAATTTATGAAGTTTTGGATTTGATTTCTGAAGCTAGAAATAATTTTGTTGACATTATTACCATTGGGCAGTATTTACAGCCTGACAAAAGTAATTGTCCAGTTAAGGATTTTATTCATCCTGAAGTATTTGATTTTTATAAGTCAGAAGCCAAAAAAATGGGTTTTATGCATGTAGAATCAGGTCCATTAATAAGAAGTTCGTATTATACAAGAAGTTTGGATGAGATAATAAAAGGCTTAAGAAGTTACCTTAGCAGTTACCAAAAACAAAGAAAGGTAGGTTAA
- the lptB gene encoding LPS export ABC transporter ATP-binding protein, translating into MSDNTKKDKEPVAEMKSVIRTENLVKIYGKKKVVNEVTIQVKQGEIVGLLGPNGAGKTTTFHMMIGLIKPNFGSVFLNDTNITKMPMYQRARKGISYLSQEPSIFSKLTVRDNILAILETQNLSKNDRKEKLNNALFELDLDKLANQKAYSLSGGERRKLEITRSLITNPLFLFLDEPFSGVDPLAVSDIQDIIKKL; encoded by the coding sequence ATGTCTGATAACACTAAAAAAGATAAAGAACCTGTTGCTGAAATGAAAAGTGTTATAAGAACTGAAAACCTCGTTAAAATTTATGGGAAGAAGAAGGTTGTAAATGAGGTTACTATTCAGGTTAAACAGGGTGAAATCGTAGGTTTGCTCGGTCCTAATGGTGCTGGCAAGACCACAACTTTTCATATGATGATTGGATTAATAAAACCCAATTTTGGTTCAGTTTTTCTAAATGACACGAACATTACGAAGATGCCAATGTATCAGAGAGCACGAAAGGGAATTAGTTATCTTTCTCAAGAGCCATCTATATTTAGTAAGCTTACTGTAAGAGATAATATCCTTGCTATTCTGGAAACTCAAAATCTTTCTAAGAACGATAGGAAAGAGAAGTTGAATAATGCATTGTTTGAATTAGATCTTGATAAACTTGCTAATCAAAAAGCATACTCACTGTCTGGTGGAGAAAGAAGAAAATTGGAAATTACCCGTTCTCTTATTACTAATCCACTTTTCCTTTTTTTGGATGAACCATTTTCAGGAGTTGACCCTCTGGCTGTTTCTGATATACAGGATATTATTAAAAAACT
- the hprK gene encoding HPr(Ser) kinase/phosphatase, with protein sequence MKDLTIEMIFGLKKSDFALNILSKNESLKKKVSTPELNRPGLALAGYVDIFAYDRIQILGETEIKYLKSLTPSKRYDAIKSVFTQFDIPCIIIAKGLYPTKELVFLADENNIPVLQSRLSTAILYHKLTSFLQDWFAPSKSIHGTLVSVFGVGILITGQSGIGKSECVLDLVSRGHRLVSDDVINIKRKEGIIIGEANRKLGHFMEIRGIGLLDIEAMFGIQAIRMQKRIETQVELIPWRHNMDYERIGLKERFNRLLDVAIPIIYLPVSPGKRIAVIIEVIAMNHMLKVYGYNAAEVFNKRIKEEIERRSKTRDYLEMDIE encoded by the coding sequence ATGAAAGATTTAACAATTGAAATGATTTTTGGTTTAAAAAAGAGTGATTTTGCTTTAAATATACTTTCCAAAAATGAAAGCCTAAAGAAAAAGGTTTCTACTCCTGAATTAAATAGGCCTGGCTTAGCCCTTGCCGGGTATGTTGATATTTTTGCATATGATAGAATTCAGATATTAGGGGAGACTGAAATAAAATATCTAAAATCTTTGACTCCTTCTAAAAGATATGATGCAATAAAAAGTGTTTTTACACAGTTTGATATTCCCTGTATAATTATAGCAAAGGGTCTGTATCCCACAAAGGAATTAGTTTTCCTCGCTGATGAAAATAATATTCCAGTTTTGCAGTCAAGGTTATCAACGGCTATATTATATCACAAATTGACAAGTTTTTTACAGGATTGGTTCGCACCCTCAAAATCTATCCATGGCACATTAGTAAGTGTCTTTGGGGTTGGCATTTTAATAACTGGTCAAAGTGGTATTGGGAAAAGCGAATGCGTACTTGACCTTGTTTCTCGTGGGCATAGACTTGTATCTGATGATGTAATTAATATAAAAAGAAAAGAAGGCATAATAATTGGAGAGGCGAATAGAAAACTTGGACATTTTATGGAAATCCGAGGTATTGGTCTTTTAGACATTGAGGCAATGTTTGGTATTCAAGCAATTCGTATGCAGAAAAGGATTGAAACACAGGTAGAACTAATTCCCTGGCGGCACAATATGGATTATGAAAGAATTGGCTTAAAAGAACGATTTAATAGGCTTCTTGATGTTGCAATACCAATTATTTACCTGCCAGTTTCACCAGGTAAAAGAATAGCTGTAATTATTGAGGTCATTGCAATGAATCACATGCTAAAAGTGTATGGATATAATGCAGCTGAAGTTTTTAATAAAAGAATTAAAGAAGAAATAGAGAGAAGAAGTAAAACAAGAGACTATCTGGAAATGGATATTGAATAA
- the mtaB gene encoding tRNA (N(6)-L-threonylcarbamoyladenosine(37)-C(2))-methylthiotransferase MtaB yields MKTIAVATLGCKTNQYETEAVLNQFIKSGYKLVDFSQSADIYLINTCCVTNRAEYKSRYLIRKAIAQKKSDTKIVVAGCYVENEPDFFPQLDSNILTFINNEKGQIFDCIVNNSLKDESRNLSDEFVELNTDKFYFHTRVPIKVQDGCDFFCSYCILPYVRGKPRSRKPENVITQVKKLVKNGVKEIVLTGINLGLYGREFNEYSLIDLIEDLSSKTDIQRIRLSSIEPMFFSDRLIKYIANNEKICHHFHIPLQSGSDIILQKMNRLYTTDDFQKIIYNIKHEITDSAIGCDVIVGFNGETDEEFEKTYSFIDRLDITYLHIFRYSPREIKSEILMQSIISQGEPRPNTSSAKMKWKSDGIKNRQRMHRLIKLSHKKKMKYCNFLIDNQIPLKAVLETNKDCYWTAVSDHYVRIYLKDKNAKKGELKNLVARKNCQKNNGVLVGKYNLARKT; encoded by the coding sequence ATGAAAACCATCGCAGTCGCAACTCTGGGTTGTAAAACAAACCAATACGAAACTGAAGCAGTTTTAAATCAATTTATTAAGTCTGGATACAAGCTTGTTGATTTTTCTCAATCTGCAGACATCTATTTAATAAATACTTGCTGTGTTACAAACAGAGCTGAATATAAATCCCGCTATCTTATTAGAAAAGCTATTGCACAGAAAAAATCTGACACTAAAATTGTTGTGGCTGGCTGTTATGTTGAAAATGAACCTGATTTCTTCCCACAGCTTGATTCCAATATTCTAACCTTTATAAATAATGAAAAAGGTCAAATATTTGATTGTATAGTAAATAACAGCCTTAAAGATGAAAGCCGAAATCTGTCCGATGAGTTTGTAGAACTAAACACAGATAAATTTTATTTTCATACTCGTGTGCCGATTAAGGTGCAAGATGGATGTGATTTTTTTTGCTCATATTGCATTTTACCTTATGTAAGGGGAAAACCGAGAAGTAGAAAACCAGAAAATGTTATCACACAGGTTAAAAAATTAGTAAAAAATGGTGTAAAAGAAATTGTATTAACAGGCATAAATCTTGGGCTTTATGGTCGGGAATTTAACGAATATTCTCTCATTGATTTGATAGAAGATTTAAGTTCTAAAACTGATATTCAAAGAATTAGATTGAGCTCTATTGAGCCAATGTTCTTTAGTGATAGGTTGATAAAATATATTGCAAATAATGAGAAAATCTGTCATCATTTTCATATTCCGCTTCAAAGTGGTTCTGATATAATTTTACAAAAAATGAACCGCTTATATACTACAGATGATTTTCAGAAAATTATTTATAATATAAAGCATGAAATCACTGATTCTGCGATAGGATGTGATGTCATAGTCGGATTTAATGGTGAAACTGATGAAGAGTTTGAAAAAACATATTCATTTATTGATAGGTTAGATATTACTTATTTGCATATTTTCAGATATTCACCCCGTGAAATAAAATCAGAGATTTTAATGCAAAGCATTATTTCACAGGGTGAACCTCGTCCAAATACTTCATCTGCAAAGATGAAATGGAAATCTGATGGAATAAAAAATCGACAACGAATGCACAGACTTATAAAATTAAGTCATAAAAAGAAAATGAAGTATTGCAATTTTCTTATTGATAATCAAATTCCTTTAAAAGCTGTATTAGAAACTAATAAAGATTGCTATTGGACCGCAGTTTCAGACCACTATGTCAGAATTTATTTAAAAGATAAAAATGCTAAAAAAGGCGAATTGAAGAATTTAGTTGCCAGAAAAAATTGTCAAAAAAATAATGGTGTTTTAGTGGGAAAATATAACTTAGCGAGAAAAACATAA
- a CDS encoding HPr family phosphocarrier protein: protein MISKEVILMNKLGIHVRPASLIAKTSSNYRSKFLIRKDSMEVNGKSVMGIMMLAAGHMAKLELIIDGVDERELMDEIVSLFENKFGED, encoded by the coding sequence ATGATTTCAAAAGAGGTAATTCTAATGAATAAATTAGGAATACATGTTAGACCCGCATCTCTTATTGCTAAAACTTCCTCTAACTATAGGTCTAAATTCCTAATACGAAAAGATAGTATGGAAGTAAACGGTAAAAGTGTTATGGGAATAATGATGCTGGCTGCTGGACACATGGCAAAGTTAGAACTTATCATTGATGGTGTGGATGAGAGAGAATTAATGGATGAAATAGTTAGCCTTTTTGAAAATAAATTTGGAGAAGATTAA
- the ptsP gene encoding phosphoenolpyruvate--protein phosphotransferase: MKILKGCPIASGLSAGKVAIIKKTTYHVSTEKIDSISVENHIDRFYKALDKSIVELEFFSSLLESGAKEERAILLSHQEMLKDKVFADETISKIKDELMSAEYAVHSYFEKLINHLSNIDDDFLAQRKEDLQDIRTRIIHNLYDGSDELYQLIPNNKIIVIEEITPSFVFHVRNRNILGIIAEKGAPKSHSAIIAKSIGVPVIFDIKDALHQIHNDDFIIIDGTLGTIVLEPDAKQIADFKKQKERERKAAAERVKLSKLPAITKDQYRIQLMGNIEFPEEAKKSEFQYADGIGLFRTEFLYFSQNTFPPAKKQFEIYRDLASSLPENRPIYIRTFDVGGDKLSKEFGLNRESNPYLGCRGIRFSLRFPKIFREQIKGILQASVYGNLKIMLPMVSTMDEVIKAKKLVNDVKKLLGKDNISFNKNIEIGIMVEVPSAALLAKNLAEITDFFSIGTNDLTQYILAADRDNETLSEEFNYFHPAVLQLIEMTINAANKAGIDVSLCGEMAGDPIAVPLLLGMGLKIFSVNSDNFLTTKKQIRNYDLKDLQNKYNKMKFKSREEIEKFYKSLIKDKGD, from the coding sequence ATGAAAATTTTAAAAGGATGTCCGATTGCGTCAGGTTTATCTGCTGGAAAAGTTGCGATTATTAAAAAAACCACTTATCATGTATCTACAGAAAAAATTGATAGTATTTCTGTAGAAAATCATATAGATAGGTTTTACAAAGCTCTGGATAAATCAATAGTAGAATTAGAATTCTTTTCATCACTTTTAGAATCAGGTGCAAAAGAAGAGCGCGCAATATTGTTATCTCATCAAGAGATGCTCAAAGATAAGGTCTTCGCTGATGAAACCATATCAAAAATTAAAGATGAACTAATGTCAGCTGAATATGCTGTTCATTCCTATTTTGAGAAATTAATAAATCATTTATCTAATATAGATGATGACTTTTTAGCACAAAGAAAAGAAGATTTACAAGACATAAGAACTCGCATAATACATAATCTATACGATGGTTCTGATGAACTTTATCAACTTATTCCTAACAATAAAATAATAGTAATTGAAGAAATTACGCCATCTTTTGTTTTTCATGTAAGGAACAGAAATATTTTAGGAATTATAGCTGAAAAAGGAGCTCCCAAATCCCACTCAGCAATAATTGCCAAATCCATTGGTGTCCCTGTTATTTTTGATATAAAGGATGCATTACATCAGATTCATAATGATGATTTTATCATTATTGATGGGACTTTAGGCACTATAGTATTAGAGCCTGATGCCAAACAGATTGCGGACTTTAAAAAACAAAAGGAAAGAGAAAGAAAAGCCGCAGCTGAAAGAGTGAAATTAAGCAAACTCCCAGCAATAACAAAAGATCAATATAGAATACAATTAATGGGTAACATTGAATTCCCGGAGGAAGCTAAAAAGTCTGAGTTTCAATATGCTGATGGAATTGGTCTCTTTAGAACTGAGTTTCTCTATTTTTCCCAAAATACCTTTCCCCCTGCAAAAAAACAGTTTGAAATCTATCGTGATTTGGCATCCTCTCTACCTGAAAATAGACCTATATATATTCGCACATTTGATGTCGGCGGTGATAAGTTAAGTAAGGAGTTTGGACTTAATAGAGAATCAAATCCATATCTTGGATGTAGAGGTATCAGGTTCTCGCTAAGGTTTCCAAAGATTTTCAGAGAACAGATAAAAGGAATTTTACAGGCAAGTGTATATGGTAATCTTAAAATTATGCTTCCAATGGTCAGTACAATGGATGAGGTTATAAAAGCCAAAAAATTAGTTAATGATGTGAAAAAATTACTTGGAAAAGATAATATCTCTTTTAATAAAAATATTGAAATAGGTATTATGGTTGAAGTTCCTTCTGCTGCTTTACTTGCTAAAAACCTGGCAGAAATTACAGATTTCTTTAGTATTGGAACCAATGATTTAACACAGTATATTTTAGCGGCTGACCGTGATAATGAGACATTATCTGAAGAGTTTAATTACTTTCATCCTGCTGTGTTGCAACTTATTGAGATGACCATAAATGCTGCAAATAAAGCCGGAATTGATGTTAGCCTTTGTGGAGAGATGGCTGGAGACCCAATAGCTGTACCATTGTTATTAGGTATGGGATTGAAAATTTTTAGTGTTAATTCTGACAATTTTTTAACAACTAAAAAACAAATACGAAATTATGATTTAAAGGATTTACAGAATAAATATAATAAAATGAAATTTAAGTCGCGTGAGGAAATTGAAAAGTTCTATAAATCTTTAATTAAGGATAAGGGAGATTGA